The DNA sequence TACCCAACCAACCATTTTGTTTTAATTTCAATGGCGGAGCGGAATAAATATAAGAAATAAAAGAACCACCTATTGCTAAACAGGTAAGAATAGGAAATTCATGACCTGCCCACACATCTAAACCATAGGCAACTCCAATTCCTGCAAACAATAAAATTAAAATTTGAGCTACCACTTGGGGGACAGAAATAGCTCCAGAAGGGATAGGGCGATAAGGCTCGTTAATAGCATCAATGTCACGATCATAAAAATCGTTAATAGTTTGAGTATAACCAGCTAAAAGAGGTCCAGACATTAACATACAAGTTAAAGCCATCATAAAATCTTCAAATCCCCACACATAACCCCCTGAAGAAGCCGCACCACAGACAACACCCCAAATCAAAGGAATCCATGTGATAGGTTTCATTAACTGAAGCCTAATTTGCCAAATACTTTTTGCTTGGGAAGCCCCTTTCATTCCTAATAGTTGACGGGCTTTAGATCCCTTATCCTCTCGATCTAACTCTACTTTTGTATAGTCTTTATCTTCTGTATTAGTCATTACACTTAAATTGAGACAGCTAATGTTTCTGAATAATTAACAAAATAGCATAACAGGCAGTTAACAATTTGGAATTAGGAATTAGTAATTAAGACAAGGCAATGGGCAATGGCGAAATGGTGAATAGTAAATAATGAATAGTTGAGAATAAAAAACTTTCAACTTCTGAAACCTGAAACCTCACACCTAAAACCTCTTTCCAAATTCTCCGAACCCTGAACCCCCACAATTACCCAATAATACAAGTTTATTTAACTAACATCGGTTTTTTTGCCTCTTGATAACTATTAACTATTTGACGAAAAGCATCTCCGTCTATAGTTTCTTTTTCAATCAACAAATCAACTAAAGAATCTATTAAAGGTCTATTTTCTTGGATAATAGCTTTTGCATTGTCATAGCATTGAGTAACCATAAAGCGAATTTGAGAATCAATTTTTGCGGCTATTTCCTGAGAATATTCAGAGCGACTCATGGGGTCATTTCCAAGGAAAACGGGTTGATCATTTTCTTCCAAAGCGAATAAACCTAAGTCAGACATCCCAAATTTTGTCACCATC is a window from the Cyanobacterium sp. Dongsha4 genome containing:
- the chlG gene encoding chlorophyll synthase ChlG, whose amino-acid sequence is MTNTEDKDYTKVELDREDKGSKARQLLGMKGASQAKSIWQIRLQLMKPITWIPLIWGVVCGAASSGGYVWGFEDFMMALTCMLMSGPLLAGYTQTINDFYDRDIDAINEPYRPIPSGAISVPQVVAQILILLFAGIGVAYGLDVWAGHEFPILTCLAIGGSFISYIYSAPPLKLKQNGWLGNYALGSSYIALPWWAGHALFGELNWTVVILTLVYSMAGLGIAVVNDFKSVEGDRTLGLKSLPVMFGVTTAAWICVIMIDVFQIAMGGYLIYLGQNLYATILLLLVIPQITFQDMYFLRDPLKNDVKYQASAQPFLVLGMLVMGLALGHSTI